From the Chitinophaga lutea genome, the window GATAATGAGTGTATCGATCAGCTCCAGCTGGTATTCCTTGGTGAGCATCAGGTCGGTGCTGTGAATGCGCCAGTCGTCTTCCGTAATATAAATATACCCGGCAAAGAGCGGTTCGTATTTGCGGCGGGGAATGACTTTGATTTTGTTCACGAGTTTATTGTCGTCCAGAAAAGTACCTTCCAGCCTGTACTTGTAATACAGCAGCGCGTTCTGCGAAATGGGCGAAATGAATCCCCGCGGGCCCAGCTGGGATGTGATGGCTTCCACGTTGTTGTCGTAAAAACTGATGGTGGCGGGAATGCTGAAACCCAGGCCCCCGCCGCTTTGCCGGCTGGAGAGCACATCCAGTTTGGTGTTGGGCGCGTCGTAATTCACACGGGTAACGGATTCCGACAAACCGAAGATCCCCTTCCCCGTGGAATCCACACCGATTTCGTCCGTATCTATTTTCTGGCCGAAAACCTTTTTGGGCATCCTGCGCATTTTCGCCAGCAATTTCATGTAGGTATCGACCGTGTATTTTTTGAGCTGGCTTTGGTAGAAAGAGCGTTTTTTGATCGCCTGGCGGATGATGGCATAGGCGGGATCTTCGCCACCGGATTTGATCACCACTTCCTTGATCTGCATGCTGAGCGGCTCCAGCACAAAGTCGAGCTGCACCGGCGCTTCGCCTGCCTGCACCGGCTTCTCCATTTTGCGGTAGCCCATATACTGGCAAATGATGGTGTAGGCGCCCGCGGCAACTTCCAGCTGGTACAGGCCGTCGGCGTTGGTGGTAACGCCGTTGGTGGTGCCTTTGATCATGACGGTAGCGAACGGCAGCCGGTCCCCTTTCTGATTGGTGACGGTACCGCGGATAAGTGAGGCATGGGCTTGAGCGGCAACAAACAAAAACAGGGTAAGGAGTAAATATTTCATCATATATCAAAAATAACGGATGGCCTTACACGATATATGCGCCAGTTGCTGTTTTAAAGCAACTTTAACATGTCTTTCCCAATACCGCCTGGATAAGTTCAGGTGCCGGCTATGCCGTCTTTTTGTACCGCAGCACGGACGCCGATAGTGCGCTGAGTGCGCCGACGATGCCGCCAAGCACGGCGGTAATCACCACCATCATGCCGGGGGAAGAAGATTTCAGGATGAGATTGGCCATACGGGTGGCCAGGATGTGATCGTTGCGGGCGTCCATCATCGTGGCCAGGATGCCCCACAGGAGGAACACGGCCAGGAATCCGCTGATGAATGCTTTACCGGGAGATTGCGGGTATAACAGGGCTATTAAAAACGCAGCGAGGGCCACACTCCACCAATCCAGAAAAATACCAAGGATATAACCGGTCGCCGCCGTTAATAATAGGGAGAGGATAAAACGCATAGAACAGACAATATTAAACAGTACTCAATTTAAGGAATCCGGCAAATATGCGGGCTGTCATTTTGGGGGCGATGGCCGGGTTATAAAAAAAGCCGTTGCGGGTGCCTGTTGTAGCGCCCTGCAACGGCATAAAAATTTATTTGCTGGCTTCGAGCGCCTGCTGCACATCCTGGAGGATGTCGCCGATGTGCTCGAGCCCTACGGAGATACGGATAAGACCCGGGGTGATGCCCACGTTCAGCCGTTCCGCCTCGCTGAGTTTGGCGTGGGTGGTGGAAGCGGGATGTGAAGCGATGCTGCGGCTGTCGCCCAGGTTGGCCGTGAGGCTCAGCAGTTCGAGTTTGTCGAGGAAGCGCCGCCCTCTCTCGAGGCCGCCTTTCAGTTCAAAACAAACGATACCGCCGCCGCCGCTCATCTGTTTCTTCGCGATGGCATGTTGGGGATGGCTTGGCAGGAAGGGGTATTTCACCCATTCGAGGTGGGGGTTGCCTTCCAGTGCGGTCGCCAGCGCCAATGCGCTACCGGAGTGGCGCTCCATACGCACGTGCAAAGTTTCCAGCGCACGGCTCAGTACCCAGGCATTGAAGGGCGATAAAGCCGGGCCGGTGCTGCGGCAGAAGGCATACACTTCATTCACCAGTTCTTTGCGGCCCAGTACGATGCCGCCCAGTACGCGCCCCTGCCCGTCGATCCACTTGGTGGCGGAATGCGTTACGAGGTCTACGCCCAGTGAAAGCGGCTTTTGCAATACCGGTGTGGCAAAACAGTTATCGACGTTGATGATGACGTTGTGCCGCTTCGCGATGCTGACCAGCGCTTCCAGGTCCACCAGGTCGAGGCCGGGGTTGGAGGGCGTTTCCACGAAAATCATTTTGGTATTGGGTTTGATCAGCGCTTCGACACTTTCCGGTTTGGTGAGGTCGAAGTACGTATGCTCAATGCCCCATTTGGGCAGGAATTTCGTGATCACGGTGTGGGTGGAACCGAACACCGAGGCGGAAGACAGCAGGTGGTCGCCCGTTTTCAGGAAGGCCATAAAGCTGCCGAATACGGCGCTCATGCCCGAAGCGGTGGCAAAGCCTGACTCCGCGCCTTCCAGCGCACACATGCGGTCGATGAACTCCTGTACGGAGGGGTTGCTGAAACGGGTATAGATATAAGCATCCGTTTCATCGGCGAAAGCAGCGCGCATCGCCTCCGCATCTTCATAACAGAAGCTGGAAGTGAGGTACAGCGGGCCGCTGTGCTCCATGTGCGAGGTGCGTTCGGATTGTATCCTGATAGCCTGGGTTTCCGGATGATAGGTTGGCTTGTTCTTTTTCTTCATCAGTTCTTTACTTTAAAATCAGCTATTGAGCTTTACTTCCCATGTCAGGCTGGTTTTGCCCTGGCGGAGGGTTTCCGCAACAGAGCAGTATTTGTTCATGGAAAGTTCCACGGCGCGCGCCGCTTTGTCCGCGTCAATATTACCGCTGAGGTGAAACACGATATGCGCTTTTTCCCAGAGGGACGGCTCTTTGCCCTTTTCCCGCTCGGCTTCGATTTCGATACGGAAGTCTTTAATTTCCTGGCGCTGTTTTTTGAGGATCATCACCACGTCGATGGCGGAACAGCCTCCCAGGCCCATGATCAGCATCTGCATGGGGCGTACGCCGTTGTTCTTGCCGCCGTTCTCCACGGAGGAATCCATTAAAACCTTGTGGCCCTGTTCGTCCACCGCTTCCATGTTAAAGCCGTCGTCTATTCTTTGTAAAGCGATCTTCATATGTGTTTGCTGGTATTTGACTACAAAAATACTGGTAAACCGGTAAAATACTAAATAACGGCGGAGATTATATGACAAGCCGCATTCATAAGCCGGAATATGTGACCTGTAATTTGTAATTAGAAGCTGACTTTTGTAGGTTTGCGCAAATTTTGTTGAAAGTTGTCGTTGCAAACCTTCCATAGCCATCAACCATTTACGCTCGAATCCGGCGAAGTATTGCCCGGCCTGGAGATTGCCTATCATACATACGGAACGCTCAACCGTCATGCGGATAACGTGGTATGGGTATGCCATGCCCTCACGGCCAATTCGGACGTGGCCGACTGGTGGCAGGGGCTCATCGGCGACGGCCGCGTCATCGACCCGGCGCGCCACTTCATCGTATGCGCCAACATCCTCGGGAGCTGCTATGGCACCTCGGGCCCGCTCAGCACCAATCCCGCCACGGGAGCACCCTACTACCGCAGCTTTCCGCAGGTCACCATCCGCGACATCGTACATGCGCACATCCTGCTGCGCAAACACCTCGGCATCGAACACATTCACCTGCTGGTAGGCGGTTCCATGGGCGGCTACCAGGTGATGGAATGGGCACTGATAGAACCGGAGCGCATCGGCAAACTGTTCCTGCTCTGCACCGGTGCGGCCGAAAGCCCCTGGGGCATCGCCGTTCATACCGCCCAGCGCCTCGCCATCGAGGCGGACGGTTCCTGGGAAGAAGCACAGCCCCAGGCCGGCGCCAAAGGCCTCAAAGCGGCCAGGGCCATCGGTATGCTCACCTACCGGAACTACCAGACCTTTGTCCGCACACAGAGCGATCCCGACAAAGAAAAGACGGACCATTTCCGGGCATCGTCCTACATCCAATACCAGGGCGACAAACTGGTGAAACGCTTCAATGCCCAGAGCTACTGGCTGCTCACCAAGGCGATGGACAGCCACAACATCGCCCGCGGCCGCCACGACGATATTACCACCACCCTGCGGCAGATCACCCAACGGACCCTGCTGATCGGTATTACCAGTGATATCCTTTGTCCGCCCGAAGAACAGGTATTGCTCGCCACTCACATGTACAATACCATTTACCATGAGATCGACTCTCCCTATGGCCACGAC encodes:
- a CDS encoding trans-sulfuration enzyme family protein, which encodes MKKKNKPTYHPETQAIRIQSERTSHMEHSGPLYLTSSFCYEDAEAMRAAFADETDAYIYTRFSNPSVQEFIDRMCALEGAESGFATASGMSAVFGSFMAFLKTGDHLLSSASVFGSTHTVITKFLPKWGIEHTYFDLTKPESVEALIKPNTKMIFVETPSNPGLDLVDLEALVSIAKRHNVIINVDNCFATPVLQKPLSLGVDLVTHSATKWIDGQGRVLGGIVLGRKELVNEVYAFCRSTGPALSPFNAWVLSRALETLHVRMERHSGSALALATALEGNPHLEWVKYPFLPSHPQHAIAKKQMSGGGGIVCFELKGGLERGRRFLDKLELLSLTANLGDSRSIASHPASTTHAKLSEAERLNVGITPGLIRISVGLEHIGDILQDVQQALEASK
- a CDS encoding OsmC family protein; this translates as MKIALQRIDDGFNMEAVDEQGHKVLMDSSVENGGKNNGVRPMQMLIMGLGGCSAIDVVMILKKQRQEIKDFRIEIEAEREKGKEPSLWEKAHIVFHLSGNIDADKAARAVELSMNKYCSVAETLRQGKTSLTWEVKLNS
- the metX gene encoding homoserine O-acetyltransferase MetX — translated: MSLQTFHSHQPFTLESGEVLPGLEIAYHTYGTLNRHADNVVWVCHALTANSDVADWWQGLIGDGRVIDPARHFIVCANILGSCYGTSGPLSTNPATGAPYYRSFPQVTIRDIVHAHILLRKHLGIEHIHLLVGGSMGGYQVMEWALIEPERIGKLFLLCTGAAESPWGIAVHTAQRLAIEADGSWEEAQPQAGAKGLKAARAIGMLTYRNYQTFVRTQSDPDKEKTDHFRASSYIQYQGDKLVKRFNAQSYWLLTKAMDSHNIARGRHDDITTTLRQITQRTLLIGITSDILCPPEEQVLLATHMYNTIYHEIDSPYGHDGFLIEFEKIGRILSRFLEQE